From Rhodoferax sp. AJA081-3, the proteins below share one genomic window:
- a CDS encoding glycoside hydrolase family 16 protein, with translation MHAKHYFRLTAFAACVATAAASSSALAANAPGLFFDDFSQAHVQALGAQGWTLRHAAGHPGISGAQWGPATVALVPDPQQAGNQFLRLRASTDGTPQGTTQAQICHARKYFEGTYAARIRFSDEPVSGEDGDVVVQTFYVVSPLKHDFDPEFSEVDWEYLPNGGWGDPTTRLYGITWQTVRIDPWQAHNQAHQEKRSVAGWHTLVLQIQGGKTRHYLDGVLLAEHGGRNYPVVPMSINFNLWFSPGGLLPVSKSPRVYEQDVDWVLHAKDQLLTPLQVDAQVQALRAGGHTAIDKIAPGTPALASTCDF, from the coding sequence ATGCACGCCAAGCATTATTTCCGTCTGACAGCATTCGCCGCCTGTGTAGCCACGGCTGCTGCCAGCAGTTCGGCACTGGCGGCGAATGCCCCGGGTTTGTTTTTTGACGATTTCAGCCAAGCCCATGTACAAGCCCTGGGCGCGCAGGGTTGGACGCTGCGGCATGCGGCTGGCCACCCCGGCATTTCGGGTGCCCAGTGGGGCCCAGCCACGGTGGCGCTGGTACCAGACCCCCAGCAAGCGGGCAACCAGTTCCTGCGCCTGCGTGCCAGTACCGACGGCACCCCCCAGGGCACCACCCAGGCCCAGATCTGCCATGCGCGCAAGTATTTTGAAGGCACCTATGCGGCCCGCATCCGCTTTTCAGACGAACCGGTGAGCGGCGAAGACGGTGATGTTGTGGTGCAGACCTTCTACGTGGTCAGCCCGCTGAAACATGACTTCGACCCGGAGTTCAGCGAGGTGGATTGGGAATACCTGCCCAACGGCGGCTGGGGCGACCCCACCACCCGGCTGTACGGCATCACCTGGCAAACCGTGCGCATAGACCCCTGGCAGGCCCACAACCAGGCACACCAGGAAAAACGCTCGGTGGCGGGTTGGCACACCCTGGTCCTGCAGATCCAGGGTGGCAAAACGCGCCACTACCTGGATGGCGTTTTGCTGGCCGAACACGGTGGCAGAAACTACCCCGTGGTGCCCATGTCGATCAATTTCAACCTGTGGTTTTCGCCGGGTGGTCTTTTACCGGTATCAAAATCACCGCGGGTGTATGAACAAGATGTGGACTGGGTTTTACATGCCAAAGACCAGCTGCTGACGCCGTTGCAAGTGGACGCGCAAGTGCAAGCGCTGCGTGCCGGTGGCCACACTGCTATTGACAAAATTGCACCAGGAACACCCGCGCTGGCCAGCACCTGCGACTTCTGA
- a CDS encoding glycosyl hydrolase gives MVTPPLFHHPVARLFRTLAITVPCCILLACTSAPQPPAAQAAAPHSRFVYGPYKHLNMAVDSHHPAATTQVLGTPQVVATTPQSVLLPGVTALTLAFASGECGQEKWGDLAAQAVAQANVAALNRAGLPYIISTGGEGNIFTCGSDAGMEQFVARYASPMLLGFDFDIEAGQTPAMVNSLLQRIKVAQQRRPHLRMSFTVATHAASDAGQASLNAQGHQVLAAIRAVQLDHYVINLMVMNYGPAKPANCVVREGRCDMAASAAQAVQNLHSRYGIPKAQIAITAMLGINDVVENVFTPADAMALARLARQEQLGGLHFWSLDRDTPCAGGATAVSPTCSSLNTHSALAFSRAFAEGLR, from the coding sequence ATGGTCACACCACCCCTCTTCCATCATCCCGTCGCCAGACTGTTCCGCACGCTGGCCATCACCGTTCCCTGCTGCATCCTGCTGGCCTGCACATCCGCGCCGCAGCCGCCCGCAGCACAGGCCGCCGCACCCCACAGCCGTTTTGTGTACGGCCCCTACAAACACTTGAACATGGCGGTTGATTCACACCACCCGGCGGCCACCACCCAGGTGCTGGGAACACCCCAGGTAGTGGCCACCACGCCGCAGTCGGTGCTGCTGCCGGGTGTCACGGCACTGACCCTGGCCTTTGCGTCGGGTGAGTGTGGCCAGGAAAAATGGGGCGATCTGGCGGCCCAGGCGGTTGCACAGGCCAATGTCGCCGCGCTCAACCGTGCAGGCCTGCCCTACATCATCTCCACGGGCGGCGAAGGCAACATCTTCACCTGTGGCAGTGATGCGGGCATGGAGCAATTCGTTGCTCGCTACGCATCGCCCATGTTGCTGGGATTCGACTTCGACATCGAGGCCGGCCAGACACCCGCGATGGTCAACAGCCTGCTACAGCGCATCAAGGTGGCCCAACAGCGCCGGCCCCATTTACGCATGAGCTTCACGGTGGCCACCCACGCCGCCAGCGATGCTGGCCAGGCCAGCCTGAACGCCCAGGGCCATCAGGTGCTGGCCGCCATTCGCGCCGTGCAACTCGACCACTACGTCATCAACCTGATGGTGATGAACTACGGCCCGGCCAAACCCGCCAATTGCGTGGTGCGCGAGGGCCGTTGCGACATGGCGGCCTCCGCCGCGCAGGCGGTACAGAACCTGCACAGCCGCTATGGCATACCCAAGGCACAGATTGCAATCACCGCCATGTTGGGCATCAACGACGTGGTGGAGAACGTATTCACCCCGGCCGACGCCATGGCCCTGGCACGTCTGGCCCGGCAAGAACAACTGGGCGGCCTGCATTTCTGGTCACTGGACCGCGATACACCTTGCGCAGGTGGTGCAACCGCCGTATCCCCCACCTGCAGCAGCCTCAATACCCACAGCGCGCTGGCCTTTTCACGGGCGTTTGCCGAGGGGCTGCGCTAA
- a CDS encoding D-hexose-6-phosphate mutarotase yields MPAHSNLQTVTQAGHTSLQLNTRHGTATVALHGAHLLSWIPTGQREVFWLSPTSRPAPAAIRGGVPICWPWFGKQGMPPGAMQHGPLRNLPWEISAVHADSAERVSLTLTPCRTAQTADALLQFAPHLRVALHITLGENLEQTLETHNHGTQAFVLTQALHSYFAVQDVTQVRLTGLEDLCFEDKLRGTTGTVQHSPFQLDTACDRIYQHATTKPSHHYTLHDDLWARRIHIHTQGSQSVVVWNPGADTARSMVDVPDAAWKDFLCVEATNAGQDDGVTLAPGGLHRLTQTLSVEHRPT; encoded by the coding sequence ATGCCAGCGCACTCCAACCTACAAACCGTAACGCAGGCAGGCCACACCAGCCTGCAGCTCAACACCCGGCACGGCACCGCCACCGTGGCATTACACGGCGCCCACCTGTTGTCATGGATCCCGACCGGACAACGGGAGGTGTTCTGGTTATCACCAACATCACGCCCGGCGCCTGCGGCCATACGCGGTGGTGTACCCATTTGTTGGCCCTGGTTTGGCAAACAGGGCATGCCGCCGGGGGCCATGCAACACGGGCCGCTGCGCAACCTGCCATGGGAGATCAGCGCCGTACACGCCGACAGTGCCGAGCGGGTCAGCCTCACGCTCACCCCCTGCCGCACTGCGCAAACTGCCGATGCCCTGCTGCAGTTTGCACCCCACCTGCGCGTGGCCCTGCACATCACACTGGGCGAAAACCTGGAGCAGACACTGGAGACCCACAACCACGGCACGCAAGCCTTTGTATTGACACAGGCCCTGCACAGCTATTTCGCGGTGCAGGACGTGACACAGGTGCGCCTGACCGGGCTGGAAGATCTGTGTTTTGAGGACAAGCTGCGGGGCACCACTGGCACGGTGCAACACAGCCCCTTCCAGCTCGACACCGCCTGTGATCGCATCTACCAGCACGCCACAACCAAGCCGTCGCACCACTACACACTGCATGACGACCTGTGGGCGCGGCGCATACACATCCACACCCAGGGCAGCCAGTCGGTGGTGGTATGGAACCCCGGCGCAGACACAGCGCGCAGCATGGTGGATGTGCCCGATGCAGCCTGGAAAGACTTTTTGTGCGTGGAAGCCACCAATGCCGGACAGGACGATGGTGTCACCCTGGCGCCGGGTGGTCTACACCGCCTGACACAAACCCTGTCTGTAGAGCACCGCCCGACGTAG